The Nocardia vinacea genome contains the following window.
GGAGACGCCCGCTTCACGGGCGAGGGTCCCGAAGGCGATCGGGCTGCTGGCGGCGTCCATCCGCCGCAGAGCGGCGGTCGCGTGTCGGCGGGTTGCCGCAGCTCGCCCACGGGCTGAGGCAACGATCAGGTGAGAGTTGTCAGCCGGCATCCGCGGCCCCCTCGATCTGGTCCGGGCCGTCTCTCAGCTCCCCGATCATGCGGTCGAGGTTCTCGGCGAGCTGCTGGTTCATTTCGGCGATGCGTGCGTGCCGACACAAGAATTCATCCACTGGGCCAGGCGATCTCGGCGCATATCCAACGGAGTAGACCGACGCCCGACGACTACGTGACCGAAGGCCGGAAAGTCACGATCCCGGGCCAACAGATCGGTCCGGTCGCGACGGGGTACACCGGCACGCTGGGCGACGGATTCGATTCGCTCATCGCGCTCGGATACCTCGAGCTCGGCCCCAACAGTTCCGAGTTCGGGCACCACGCCGCGACCGGGGTTGCAGCGGGATCCCCCAGCCCGACATTGACTCGCGACAATTACACGCTGGTTCCTGCGGTGAGGATCGCGGCCAACTCCTCGAATGATCAGGACGGTCGTGGATTCCGTCGCTCGGTGCCCTCTGCGATCCAGGCTGCGATCTGGGTGCGGGAGGTGAATCCGAGTTTGGTGAGGATATGTTCCACATGGCCCTGCGCGGTGCGTTGTGAGATTACCAGTTTGGCGGCGATCTGCTTGTTGGTGAGCCCTTCGGCGATGAGATCTGCGACCTGCCGCTCGCGCCGGGTCAGAGGTACCCACGGACCCGACGTATGCGGCGTGTCGATGAACTGCTCACCGAGGGCATAAGACACGGCTTCGTCCATGCCCATCGCTTGGCCGCACCGAATGGCCGAATCGTATCCACGTGACCCGAGGGCGGAGCGCGCTAGTCGCACACATTCGTCGTGATACTGCGGCATCGGGACAATGCTCGCAGGGTTCCCCACGGACCGCCACAGTTCCTGCACAGCCCCCAGCAGCACTGCCGCACGCTCAGTGTCACCGCCGTCGACAGCCATCCAGGCCAGCGGGTCGAGACTCAACGCTGCGTTGACGGGGCTGCCCATCCGGCGGTTGATTCGCAAGGAATTTTCGACCAGCTCGATCGCCCTGGACCAGTCACCTTGCAGCCAGGCGGCAATACCTATGTCGCGTAGCGCGGAGGACCGGAACAGCGATTCGCCGCACGCCTCGGTAATCGAGAGCACTTGCCGGTGATACTCCACCGACCGTTTTGCGTCGCCGGCCATTTCATGGACCCAACCGAGCCCGGTCAGAACAGCAATGTAGAGGTATCCACTCCGATCGGAGCGGAAGATGTCGGCGGCACGTTCGAACGAGGTGGAGGCCGCTGCAAGCTCACCGCGATAGAACTCCAGGACGCCGTCGCCATAGGTGATCAGCGCCTGGGTCATCGGGGTTGGAGCCTGTTCAGCGAGCACCCGCCCCTGCTCGAGCAAGGTGGCGGCCGCCTCCAAGTCGCCGTGCATCGCAGCCAGGGCACAGCCGACGTACAGCGCTTTGACACGGTCGGGTATGGACTGTCGGGCGGGATGGGTGAGCACCCGCTCGATCCAGGATCGAGCCTCGCCGTATTTGCCGCGGAAACTCCAGAACATAAAGAGCGCGCTGGTGATCCGCAACCCGGCTTCGGCCGCCTGCTCACTATCCTCGGCCAGGCAGTATTCGAGCGCTTCGCGCAGATTCGGTTGCTCACGCTCGAGCCTGGCCAGCCAGTAGGGCTGCCGGTCACTGATCCAGCCCGACTCCGCGTCCAGCGCCAACCGCTGGTACCAGTCACGATGCCGGCCACACATATCAGCGTATTCGCCGACCTCCTGCAGCTTCTGCCGACCATAGTCCCGCAACGTCTCCAGCATCCGAAACCGCACCACCCCCTTGTACTCGACCCGGACCAGGATCGACTTGTCCACCAGCGAGGACAACACATCCAGGGGACTGTCCGCCGCCAGATCGGCACCACAGACATCTTCGGCGGCGTCGAGTTCGAAACCGCCGGCGAACACCGACAACCGAGACCACAGCCGCTGCTCGGACGGGGTGCACAAGGCATAGCTCCAGTCCACACACCAGCGCAGGGTCTGCTGCCGCGTCGGCGCGGTACGGCTGGCGCGGGTGAGCAGCGTGTACCGGTCGTCGAGGCGCTGCAGGATCTGCTCGGGCGACATCGTGCGCACCCGGGCCGCCGCGAGCTCGATCGCCAACGGCAGACCGTCCAGCCGGGCGCAAATCCGAGCCACGGTGGCCTTGTTGCCCTCCGTCAGCTCGAACCCCGGCACCACCGCGGTCGCGCGGTCGGAGAACAAAGTCACTGCGGCATAGCGGGCAACTCCCCGCCCCGACACCTCCCCATCCGGGTCCGGCACCGGTAGCGGCGACACCCGCAACACCACCTCACCGGCAATGTCCAGCGGTTCGCGGCTCGTTGCCAGAATCTGCAAATTCGGACAGGACCGTAGCCACGTCTCGACCAGCTCGGCCACCGCCGCCGCCACTTGCTCGCAATTGTCCAGCACCAGCAGCGACTCCCGGCCGGACAAAAACTCGACCACCACGTCCCGCAGCGGCCGCGCCGACTCATCGCGCAAACCCAAGGCACCTGCCACCACCACGACCAGCAGCGCAGGGTCGGACACGTCGGCCAACTCGACCAGCCACACCCCGTCGGCGAACTCCCGGCGCACCGTAGAAGCCGCCCGCAGCGCCAGCCGTGTCTTGCCGACCCCGCCGATCCCGGTCAACGTCACCAGCCGCAACGAGGCCAGCAAATTCTTCACCTCCGCCACCTCGGTGCGGCGGTCGACGAAACTGGTCAACTCGAGCGGCAAAATACCAGCGCCGCGGCGATCCAACGGCGGTACCGCAGGCGGGCACCATCCCTGCGGCGGCGACTTCCGACCTCGATGCTGCAGGCTCGGTTCGGCCTGCAGCGCCATCTCCTCGACCGCGAAGCCGTGGCGGCGCTGTGCCTGCCGGATGGCCTCCCCGAGCGCCGCCACCGACGGCCTTTGCTTCGGATCCCGGCTCATCGCCGTCGCCACCACCGCGGACACGTCCTCGGCAATGCCGCTCTCACGCAGGTCCGGCACCGGCTGCGTGGAGACCCGCAGGAACTGGGTCACCACGTTCTCCCCGCTGCGCCGCTCGAAGGCCGCATGGCCGGTCAATGCGCAAAACATGGTGGCGCCCAACCCATAGACATCCGTGGCGGAAGTGGGAGCCTCGCCCTCGAGCACCTCGGGGGCGGTGAATGCCGGCGACCCGGTCAAGATCCCCGATTCTGTCTGAAACCCCCCGGAGATCCGCGCGATACCGAAATCGGTCAACGCCGGCTCGCCATAGTCGGTCAGCAGAACATTTCCCGGCTTCACATCGCGATGCACAATGCCCAACCGATGCGCGCTCTCGAGCGCCCCGGCGATCTTCACCCCGATCCACAACACGGCCTCGAGCCACAACGGACCGTGCTCTCGGATTTGCGTATCCAGAGAACCCAACGGGTGGTATGGCATAACCAGAAACGGGCGCCCCTGCTCGGTGGTACCCGCGTGCAGCATGGTGACGATATTCGGATGTCCGGTCAGCCGGCCCATCGCTTGCTGCTCCCGGAAAAACCGCGCCCGATTCTGGGTATCCAGCTCGGCAGTCAGGATCTTCACCGCCACCGTTCGGTCCAGCTCCGCCTGCGTGCACCGAAATACCACACCGAAACCACCCCGCCCGATCTCCTCTGCGTCGGCGAACCCGGCCGCGCTCAACTCCTCCGTGACCAGCTCGAAGCCGTCACGGACTGTCCGAAAAGGATCATCCTCGGCCATCGGCTGTGTACCATCCGCCGGCACGTCCCTTGCACCGGGCAACGCGCGTTAACTCTTCGTTAATAGCGTATCTCTGCAGCATCGGCGGTAGGGCAGAGGCGTGACTATCGCTGCCAGTAATCGGATCTGCTGGCGGCCAATCAGCGATCGCCGATGTACGCACGTCCTATTTCTGCAATGGATGAGGGAGGCATTTCTCTGGCGGCCGGCATGATCGCGAGGACCGGTGTGGTAACGATAGCTTCGACGTAATCCCTTATGCGAGTAGCGATTTGAGTAGGAGTACCGTAAAGGAATAGTTCGTCTATGAGCTCGTCGGGTATTGCGGCCAGCGCGGCCCGCGCGATCACCGGCCCGCCATGCCCGCCACATCGGCTCCAATTGTTCGCCCCGGCCCAGCTAGCGGTGAAATCCGCGTATACCGGCACGTTCAGGTAAGCCGCGATGGCCCGCCGGGCGGTTGCGCGCACCGCGTTCAGATCTCTACCGGGAATGACGAATAGCCGCGCCACGATGTCGGCCACGTAGGTGCCGGGGGCCTCGACACGCATCACTGGCCCCGCATCGGTGGTGTCGAAGGCGAAGGTGAAAATGAACAGCAGCCCGTTTCCCGGACGGCCAGATCACCGCCGGCCGGTTCGGCGCCGACGGCCACCAGCAGATCCAGCCGCGTCCGGTCCGGCCGGCGGCTCACCGACTCGGCGAAGAACCTGTCGAACTCCGCGACCCGGATCAGTTGCTCAGCGGTGGGCAGTGTGCACGCATCCGGCACCCCAACACACTTGTACAGAACGCGATTCGGACATTCAAGATGCGACCCGTAGGAGCGATAGGCGATCAGAACGACGACCGCGAACAGAATGGAGTCGAGACTCCGTACGCTGGCCAGCAGTTTCACCAGGCGGAGTACGTCTGCCGCAGTACGACGAAGACCTGCTTCGCTCGCGCATACGGGGTCGGGAGTGCTTCCGAACCCCCTTCTCCCCACATCCCCAGTCCCCCTTCGCCCCTCGATCCGTCCACGCTCATAGCGCTCACCAAAACAACTGCCACGCAAGGGAAAACCACACACGCAAACCGAAAGGGGACCGATCCCCCACAGGATCGATTCGTTCCCGTCAACACCGCCGCACCCCCGACAGCGCCCCACGTCAACTAAACCCGTGGACGAAAAAGCCGCAGATCCGCGAAAACACACGGTGACCTGCGGCTATGCCACACTACCTCTGTGGGCGAAGGGGGACTTGAACCCCTGACCCCCACTCAGGAGTTCGAGTTATCTCATGATCACCGCTCGGTCCACCTATAGATGGTAATCGGGTCCGATCACCAATCGCCCGAACACCGCAGGTCGTCTCCGTTCCCATACTCGACACGCCCCGCCAGAAACACGAGCCTGCGACAACCGAACCAGAACCGTCACGCCACCGCTATTTCCCGATGACCAGCAGTTTTCGGTGTTGCAGGAGGTTGGTGTACTGGTCGATACCCCCTCCGGACACAACCAGTACACCACGTCACCCGCTCTACCTGCGGTTATGCCGGATTGCGGGTATCTTTTTTTGAGCCTAATCAACACAGAACCCCAGGTAGTGGCCTGTAGGGGTTCAAGACGGGTTCAGCTGAGCGAATCCTGAGAACCGGCAGTCAGCCCGATGGATCGTAGCCCGCCAGATCACGAATGTCGCGCCAGCCTACCGATATCGTCAAGGCCCTTCCTTGGATGCTGTCCCGCTCGCCACACCCATCGGAAGATGGCTTCATGCACAACGCTTACCCGCTCGACTCCTCGGTCGAGACCGCCCAGTCGACCTACTCACACCTATCGCACGACAACGCGAACTCAACGGAACTCGAAGTCATCGTCCCGAAGGATCCCCCCGACCTCACGCTGGCCGTGTCCTGCTGCACCTCATCCAAGAAGCTGCGGCACGGCCGCAATAACCGCGGACGTCGGAGCATCGAGCGCAAACACACAGCCGGACAATGCATTCCATGCAGCGACATGGATTCACTGCGCCGGCGTCGCCATCACAGGCTGCGCCCGCCGTCGAACCTGGCGAAGTCGTAGACGAAGTTCGTCGGTGGGGTCGGCGGCTTTCAGTATTTCCATCAGGTCGCCGAGTGAGCTCACGAGTTGGAGTACCTCCTCACGGTTCATGTGGTGATCAACGCGTATTTGGATCGTGTGACCGCCCGACTCCGGGGTGATCGTCGTGCCCGAGTTCGTCGACGAGGGTGATGAGTGGCCCTCCAAGATGGCCCCGGCGCGTCCGCGTGACCAGGGGGCGGTATCGACGTTGAGTGCTTTCGGCGCGGGGGCCTACGAACCGACTGACCGTGTAGTCACCCCGGTCGAACCGTCGGCGTCGATGCGGGACCAGCGACCGAGCCACCTCGCACCGGCGATCGACGCGAGTGCTGAGCAGTTGCCATTCCCTGATGCGAGCCTCGATGCCGCGGTGACGATCTTTAGTGGGATCAATCGATAGATCTGAAGGCCGGTCCGAGTGAGATACGCCGCGCCATGTGAGGTCCGGTCGCGATCCTGACGTGCGATCCGACGCTCCTGCAACGCTTTTGGCTCAACGACTACGCACTGGAAGTGAATTGATACCCAAGCCCGGCGCTATCCTGCGATCGAGGCCATGCGAGCCGGTCTGGGTGGAACGGATGACAGTGATGTCGGTTCCGATACCACTCGACTGCATCGACGGATTCAACAAGGCGTCTACGCCTGAGTCCGACTGCCCCCGGCCTGGACTCTCGCGGCACGTCTCACGGGTCAGAAGCGAGGGGACGCATGAGTGCACCTTCCCTCGACAGCCGCGTGGACCAGGTAGCAAGATCCGAATGCTATTCGGTGGATATGAGTTTCCGTTGTTTTAGGCCGCAGGCGTAGTGGCCGGTTCCCGCCTCCGGCGTTGCCTGGTCACGGCTGCGTCGGTGAGCCCGGTTCCACTAATGTGCGCAGTGTCATGGTGGCGATGTGGTCTTCGAGGCGTTGCCGGTCGGGCATGACGGTGCTGCGGAAGCGATGGGCGGCCAGGAAGGACAGGATCAGCCAGGCGGCCGCGTCCGGGTCGAGGTCGGAACGGAGTTCGCCTGCCCGCTGCCCTTGGATCACGACTTCGGCGAGGGCGTCGGCGAGTTCGCTCATGTGCTGGCGGACGGCTTGTTCGACGGCGGGTTCGGCGGTCAGGGTCATCGCGTCGGCGAAGATCACCCCGAGTGAACCGGGGGCGTGCAGTTCGTCGATGTGCTCGGGACTGAGCAGGTGCGTCAAAAGACCTGCGACTGAAGCCGTTTCGGCGGCAAAGGCGCGCATCATTGCCGACATCTGTCCGGACGCGTGTGCCACGACGGCGGCGTAGAGCCCCGTTTTGGAGCCGAAGTTCTGAAACAGCACCGGCTCGGTGACGCCGAGCCGCGCCGCGATCTGAGCCATGGTGCTGCGCTGGAACCCCGACTCGGCGAACACCACAGTGGCGGCGTCGATGATCGACGCACGCCGGTCGGCGGCACTGAGGCGGGTGCGCCGCGGATCTGCCGGAGTCGAGGATGCGCGAGCCATGACCTCATCGTATCGACTCTTGCACATTAACTTAGTAGCAACTAAGTTAGAAGCATCTTA
Protein-coding sequences here:
- a CDS encoding protein kinase domain-containing protein, with the protein product MAEDDPFRTVRDGFELVTEELSAAGFADAEEIGRGGFGVVFRCTQAELDRTVAVKILTAELDTQNRARFFREQQAMGRLTGHPNIVTMLHAGTTEQGRPFLVMPYHPLGSLDTQIREHGPLWLEAVLWIGVKIAGALESAHRLGIVHRDVKPGNVLLTDYGEPALTDFGIARISGGFQTESGILTGSPAFTAPEVLEGEAPTSATDVYGLGATMFCALTGHAAFERRSGENVVTQFLRVSTQPVPDLRESGIAEDVSAVVATAMSRDPKQRPSVAALGEAIRQAQRRHGFAVEEMALQAEPSLQHRGRKSPPQGWCPPAVPPLDRRGAGILPLELTSFVDRRTEVAEVKNLLASLRLVTLTGIGGVGKTRLALRAASTVRREFADGVWLVELADVSDPALLVVVVAGALGLRDESARPLRDVVVEFLSGRESLLVLDNCEQVAAAVAELVETWLRSCPNLQILATSREPLDIAGEVVLRVSPLPVPDPDGEVSGRGVARYAAVTLFSDRATAVVPGFELTEGNKATVARICARLDGLPLAIELAAARVRTMSPEQILQRLDDRYTLLTRASRTAPTRQQTLRWCVDWSYALCTPSEQRLWSRLSVFAGGFELDAAEDVCGADLAADSPLDVLSSLVDKSILVRVEYKGVVRFRMLETLRDYGRQKLQEVGEYADMCGRHRDWYQRLALDAESGWISDRQPYWLARLEREQPNLREALEYCLAEDSEQAAEAGLRITSALFMFWSFRGKYGEARSWIERVLTHPARQSIPDRVKALYVGCALAAMHGDLEAAATLLEQGRVLAEQAPTPMTQALITYGDGVLEFYRGELAAASTSFERAADIFRSDRSGYLYIAVLTGLGWVHEMAGDAKRSVEYHRQVLSITEACGESLFRSSALRDIGIAAWLQGDWSRAIELVENSLRINRRMGSPVNAALSLDPLAWMAVDGGDTERAAVLLGAVQELWRSVGNPASIVPMPQYHDECVRLARSALGSRGYDSAIRCGQAMGMDEAVSYALGEQFIDTPHTSGPWVPLTRRERQVADLIAEGLTNKQIAAKLVISQRTAQGHVEHILTKLGFTSRTQIAAWIAEGTERRNPRPS
- a CDS encoding LLM class flavin-dependent oxidoreductase, coding for MRVEAPGTYVADIVARLFVIPGRDLNAVRATARRAIAAYLNVPVYADFTASWAGANNWSRCGGHGGPVIARAALAAIPDELIDELFLYGTPTQIATRIRDYVEAIVTTPVLAIMPAAREMPPSSIAEIGRAYIGDR
- a CDS encoding TetR/AcrR family transcriptional regulator, whose amino-acid sequence is MARASSTPADPRRTRLSAADRRASIIDAATVVFAESGFQRSTMAQIAARLGVTEPVLFQNFGSKTGLYAAVVAHASGQMSAMMRAFAAETASVAGLLTHLLSPEHIDELHAPGSLGVIFADAMTLTAEPAVEQAVRQHMSELADALAEVVIQGQRAGELRSDLDPDAAAWLILSFLAAHRFRSTVMPDRQRLEDHIATMTLRTLVEPGSPTQP